CTATTTTTTATAGCATGGGGAACAGGTGTTTACTGGCATAGCATAAATGGAAATCCGCAGCATTATTTTTATCCGTTACAATTTTTATTAGATGCCAGCTTTCCGGGAAGAAGCATTGAGTTTTTAGCAGGCCTTTTAATGGCATCTGCATTTAAAAAGAAAAAGGCAATCCTGGAGAGTATTCGATATAAAACATGGATAGGTTTTGCCGGAATATTTATTACCGCTTATTGTATCGGTCTTTTTGAAGCAGATGTTTATCACCAGGGGACAGATAAAGTAGCAGGACGATTAATCGAACTGTTACTATTGCCAGTGTTTGTTGTAACCGCTTTAACAGGATTGATACAGGAGCGCACTTTATTGCAGCGTTTCTTTTCATCCCGGGTATTGGTATTGTTGGGTAATGCTTCTTTTGCGTTTTACCTGGTTCATATCAGCTATGTAAGTCTTAAGCTGCGTGACTATGTATTATTACCCGATAGAAATTTTGTATTACTATGGGTCATCTCTATTGTATTGTACTTTCTCTTTGAAAAACCGGTTTACAACTTCTTACGAAAGAAGATCAAGCCGGTTAATTAATAAGCCGACTGTTTTTTGATATTAATTTGCCGGGTTTATTTTGTTTGATCTTATCTTGAAATAACCACTTTTAATAAGGTAGAAGAGGTCTTTATATAATAAGTTCCTGTAGCTAATTTTCGTACATCAATTGATTGTCTTCCTTGTTTCAATGTAAACTGTTGCACGCTGCCGCCATTGCTGTTAATGATGTTTGCTAACGTATTATTTAAAGATGCTGCATTGTTTTTAATAAAGATAACATCGCCTGCAGGATTGTTTAACAATACAATATCGTTGCTTTGCCTTGTGATACTTACAACAGATGAATAGCTATACCTGCCATCGTTGTCTATTATTTTAAGACGATAATAGGTGGTAGGTGTAGATGGCGATGTTGTATAACTATAGCTTCCACCTTGACTTCCTTTGGCTGTTTCTGTTGCTAAATAATCAAAATGAACCCCATCTGTGCTTTCTTCAATAATATATTGTTTTGTGTTGATCTCATTGGCAGTATTCCAGTAAAGCAATGCATTGTTGCTGCCTGCTTCATTCAATGCTTTAAAAGAAATTAATTTAACAGGCACAGTGGTATTCTCTGCAATAGTAGTAACAGCGGTATTGGTAATTACTGGAGCATTATAATCAAAGTAGATAGCTGCTTTGTTCTGTATGCTTCCGCTGCTGGTGCCTGCCTTTGGTTTAATGCTGAAACTTACATAACCATTGCTTCCCTGTTTATTTACATTGCTGTCAGGTAACAATACATTTAAGAATTCAAAGAAAACAATGTTACTGTCAACGGTTACTTTACAAGGTGCAGAAGAGGCTATCATTTGTAAGCTGGATGCATCCAATGCGCTACTCAATGTATCGCTGACTACAATATTGAAGGCAGTATCCGTTCCTGTATTTTGAAAACGAATAACGTAATTAATGGCTTTACCTGCTGCTACCTGTTGAGGAGTAAGATTAGTGGTAGCTTCTTTTTCGTTAGGATCGTATGCCCCACGAACTATTGTGTATGTTTCATTGGAAGCTATGGCAGCATTAACAGAAGCTGTAGCGCTATTGTGAATAATACTTCCTAATGTGTCGGTAGTTTTTAAGTGTAAATAAACAGTAAAACTATTAGCTGCTCCAGGTACAAAGCTGCTTTCGTTTACTGTCACCTTATTGCCGGTAATAGTAGCAGAATGATTGGAAGAAGAATCATATACTAACAAGCTGCTGTCATACGTAAAGGCAATAACGGGGTTAATAGTAGTAGTACCTACATTGGAATAGTTAACAATACAAGGGAAAGCAAACCCCGGTCTTGCAGACCAGTTAGGTATGATATTAATGCTTAGGCTATCTACAGCCTTTGTTGGTTGTAGGGCAATGTCCTGTGTTATTAAAGTATCGTAGCTAATAAAATTATAGTTGAAAACAGATGCAGGCGCAGCTTTGTAATAGTTTGGTTCTTCTACAGAAAGCTGATAATTACCGTAGTTAGCACCTATCTCATAATAACCTTGTGTGTTGCTAAATGTGTACCTGTTATTGGATAAGTTTAGTTTTATATAAGGATGATATAACTCGCTAGTGTCTTTAACACCATTGCTGTTATTATCGTAAAATATCTTTCCGTTTAATACAGGGAAAGAGGTGCAGTGATTAATATTGTTGGTAGGATTACATAAGGGCAACTGAATAAGGTGAGAATCATCCATATACAATACCTCTAGAGAATCACAAACAAATATATAGGATAAAGAAAGAGGATGATTAGGTAAACAATGTATTTTGCCGTCATCACCAATTCCTAAAGAGTCTAATCCATCTGGTAATAGTGGAAGGCAGTATAAATCTTTGTTGTTTTGACATAAAAGAGATATAAGGGAAATTGGTAAAGCAGGCAAACTGGTTAGCTTATTGCTGGAACAATATAAAG
The Ferruginibacter albus DNA segment above includes these coding regions:
- a CDS encoding acyltransferase family protein produces the protein MTFSNSHQGRSNLSSVRFDALTGFRCLAACMVFVYHNRKYWRNELHPEFLRLINEFNIGVSLFFVLSGFLIAYTYGEKPLQSGKEYCRYLLLRLARIMPVYWLILTCYYLDKSYGHRQFTWLTYSLVHAFSDKHNLDAIAQAWSLNVEMVFYFFAPLLCLLQRKHIMYVLGFLAALFFIAWGTGVYWHSINGNPQHYFYPLQFLLDASFPGRSIEFLAGLLMASAFKKKKAILESIRYKTWIGFAGIFITAYCIGLFEADVYHQGTDKVAGRLIELLLLPVFVVTALTGLIQERTLLQRFFSSRVLVLLGNASFAFYLVHISYVSLKLRDYVLLPDRNFVLLWVISIVLYFLFEKPVYNFLRKKIKPVN
- a CDS encoding DUF7619 domain-containing protein; this encodes MKRNLSLLFSLMLLCCVVKAQYVTIPDNSFRLHLQTAYPSCFNEEGKLDTTCSAILNETTLYTDVDSLFEGVQYFKALKYLYCNVRYYGGLPENLPNSITYINCSSLYLTSLPKHLPNSLTYLDCSNTHISNLPAVLPSSLTYLNASSSSITSLPDNMPASLITLNVSNCSLTNLPDNLPGSLLYLDCSNNYKMLDLTESLPNSITHLDINNCILLTKLPQHLPNSLTFLNCSNEAYLTSFPALPPFIDSLECSSNTFLLKLPTLPNSLRYLNCTFGSLTELPTLPNSLVTLLCSSNYLTSLPALPNSLKYLDCDLNSQLEHLPLLPDSLQYLNCSNNVLLDLPALPNSLSFLNCQNNKLTSLPSLPNALIRLICDNNKLTSLPPLPMSLQDLWCGYNNFSTLPKLPDNLIRLECIKDSLTTLPALPSKLASLYCSSNKLTSLPALPISLISLLCQNNKDLYCLPLLPDGLDSLGIGDDGKIHCLPNHPLSLSYIFVCDSLEVLYMDDSHLIQLPLCNPTNNINHCTSFPVLNGKIFYDNNSNGVKDTSELYHPYIKLNLSNNRYTFSNTQGYYEIGANYGNYQLSVEEPNYYKAAPASVFNYNFISYDTLITQDIALQPTKAVDSLSINIIPNWSARPGFAFPCIVNYSNVGTTTINPVIAFTYDSSLLVYDSSSNHSATITGNKVTVNESSFVPGAANSFTVYLHLKTTDTLGSIIHNSATASVNAAIASNETYTIVRGAYDPNEKEATTNLTPQQVAAGKAINYVIRFQNTGTDTAFNIVVSDTLSSALDASSLQMIASSAPCKVTVDSNIVFFEFLNVLLPDSNVNKQGSNGYVSFSIKPKAGTSSGSIQNKAAIYFDYNAPVITNTAVTTIAENTTVPVKLISFKALNEAGSNNALLYWNTANEINTKQYIIEESTDGVHFDYLATETAKGSQGGSYSYTTSPSTPTTYYRLKIIDNDGRYSYSSVVSITRQSNDIVLLNNPAGDVIFIKNNAASLNNTLANIINSNGGSVQQFTLKQGRQSIDVRKLATGTYYIKTSSTLLKVVISR